In the Leptospiraceae bacterium genome, one interval contains:
- a CDS encoding DUF1564 family protein, whose product MNPQKFTETQSSLLVPAKYMDEFNRRTTGFSRRKYLHALLNRYRNVILWGTFEKMDRVKKAYQEVGQNLQKKNFTPNNDDWIELGILADWLGTTKTALFTLLLVLDLAEWDIILPSRFFENGVPTPVTTIAGGAYLSKRKTTRYNRLKRHKPDEKRKTPR is encoded by the coding sequence ATGAACCCACAAAAATTTACAGAAACCCAATCGAGCTTGCTTGTTCCAGCAAAATATATGGACGAGTTCAATAGAAGAACGACGGGTTTTTCGAGACGAAAATATTTGCACGCATTGCTGAACAGATACAGAAATGTGATTCTTTGGGGGACTTTTGAGAAAATGGATAGAGTAAAGAAAGCGTATCAAGAAGTCGGGCAAAATTTGCAGAAGAAGAATTTTACCCCGAATAACGATGACTGGATTGAATTGGGGATTCTTGCAGACTGGCTTGGTACCACAAAGACCGCTCTTTTTACTCTTCTGTTAGTGCTTGACCTTGCCGAATGGGACATAATTCTCCCCAGTCGATTCTTCGAGAATGGAGTTCCCACCCCGGTGACCACGATTGCGGGGGGAGCTTACCTTTCCAAGAGAAAAACAACCCGCTACAACAGACTAAAACGACACAAACCCGACGAAAAGAGGAAAACACCTCGTTGA
- a CDS encoding SpoIIE family protein phosphatase yields MTFFSEKFVIIPVSFSKLLLTISIIFFFSCTKEKKIFPVAIKGILDISQKSEKKWEFDLDGNLKLDGEWEFYWKEFLEPVTLSNPDSITSNTNTQKFSPDWINIPSAWNNLPVPNSNKEKVAGAFGFATYRLRILTDSAQELSIKFPYINTSYRLFINGKFISEVGTPSDSKNSSSPSVHSDVFEIPISETKKNEIEILIHVSNYFHSKGGIRNSILLGKNQKIKNLHDRNLFFDSFLAGSIFITGLYHLGLYLLRRKESSPLYLGIFCILMSFRTLLISENYWYEIFPNFPYEVGIKLEYLVFYFGPAIFLLYINQVFPKDEIKILSKILRIFSYSLTIVMLITPVRIASNTLIFMESMTLVGMLYVIYIMIQAIRNRREGAKSFAFGICIIFIAIINDMLYVNQILSTGYFAPFGVFLFFLSQAYLLSIRSSKAFDQVEELTNSLEKKVLTRTNELLQSKKIIETEKLISEEYLKKLKKDLHVARSIQRAILPTKPKNEKLKFYSKYLPMSEVGGDIYHIEEIHPNYIRIFIADVTGHGMQAALITMCVLADYQHLKNSHLSPSEILRKINIQFCERYSFLSTFFTCMAMDIDLNSNILSFSSAGHPAQFKFSSGKIELFERTGRLIGLAKDSNYTLVETAFQPNDKLFLFTDGLYEEINSEHIEYGEDRLIKIIEENITKDLDIIIETTLADLDDFLGGSEKRDDITFIGIEFL; encoded by the coding sequence TTGACATTTTTTTCTGAAAAATTTGTTATTATTCCGGTGTCTTTTTCTAAACTTTTATTAACAATATCTATAATTTTCTTTTTCTCATGTACGAAAGAAAAAAAGATTTTTCCGGTAGCTATAAAAGGTATTTTAGATATTAGCCAAAAAAGTGAAAAGAAATGGGAGTTTGATCTTGATGGAAACTTGAAGTTAGACGGAGAATGGGAATTTTATTGGAAAGAATTTTTAGAGCCTGTTACACTCTCTAACCCTGACTCAATCACTTCTAATACTAACACACAAAAATTTTCTCCAGATTGGATAAATATTCCATCCGCATGGAATAACCTGCCTGTTCCAAATAGCAACAAAGAAAAAGTTGCTGGCGCTTTCGGTTTTGCAACATACAGACTCAGAATTCTCACTGACTCAGCCCAAGAACTTTCTATAAAGTTTCCTTACATAAACACGTCTTACAGACTTTTCATAAACGGTAAATTTATATCTGAAGTAGGAACTCCATCCGACTCAAAAAATTCTTCCAGTCCAAGTGTTCATTCTGATGTATTTGAAATTCCAATTTCTGAAACAAAGAAAAATGAAATAGAAATACTCATCCATGTTTCAAACTATTTCCACTCAAAAGGCGGGATTCGTAACTCCATACTACTCGGTAAAAATCAAAAAATAAAAAATCTTCATGATAGAAATTTATTTTTTGATTCATTCCTTGCAGGTAGTATATTTATCACAGGTCTTTACCATTTAGGACTGTATTTACTCAGAAGAAAAGAGTCATCCCCGTTGTACTTAGGGATTTTTTGTATCCTGATGAGCTTTCGTACTTTATTAATAAGCGAAAACTACTGGTATGAAATTTTCCCGAATTTTCCTTATGAAGTGGGCATAAAGTTAGAGTACTTAGTTTTTTATTTTGGTCCTGCGATTTTCTTACTTTATATCAATCAAGTTTTTCCTAAAGATGAAATAAAGATTCTATCTAAAATATTAAGAATTTTTTCTTATTCACTCACTATTGTAATGTTAATTACCCCTGTTAGGATTGCCTCCAATACTTTAATTTTTATGGAATCAATGACGTTAGTTGGAATGCTATACGTTATTTATATTATGATTCAAGCAATACGAAATAGACGTGAAGGAGCCAAATCTTTTGCTTTTGGGATTTGTATTATTTTTATTGCTATAATAAATGATATGCTCTATGTAAACCAAATTCTTTCTACGGGTTATTTTGCTCCTTTTGGGGTATTTTTATTTTTTCTTTCACAAGCCTATTTGCTTTCTATTCGTTCATCAAAGGCATTTGACCAAGTGGAAGAACTCACAAACTCATTAGAAAAAAAAGTACTAACTCGAACAAATGAATTACTTCAATCCAAAAAAATTATTGAAACTGAAAAACTCATATCCGAAGAATATCTTAAAAAACTGAAGAAAGACCTCCATGTTGCCAGGAGTATCCAAAGAGCAATTCTCCCGACGAAACCTAAAAACGAAAAATTAAAATTCTATTCAAAATATCTACCTATGTCTGAAGTAGGTGGAGATATTTATCATATAGAAGAAATTCATCCAAATTATATTAGAATATTTATTGCAGATGTCACAGGACATGGAATGCAGGCTGCCTTAATAACGATGTGCGTTCTTGCGGATTATCAACATTTAAAAAATTCACACTTAAGTCCTTCCGAAATCCTTCGTAAAATAAATATCCAATTTTGTGAGAGGTATTCATTCTTATCTACATTTTTTACTTGTATGGCAATGGATATAGACTTAAACTCCAATATCTTGTCTTTCTCTTCAGCGGGACATCCTGCACAATTCAAGTTCTCTTCAGGGAAAATCGAATTATTTGAAAGAACAGGAAGACTAATCGGCTTAGCTAAAGATTCAAATTATACTTTAGTGGAGACCGCATTTCAACCGAATGATAAGCTCTTTTTATTTACTGATGGTTTGTATGAAGAAATTAATTCAGAGCATATAGAATATGGTGAAGATCGACTC